The region CCTGAAGAAAAAAAAGAATACTATTATACAAAGAGAACTTTATTTAATAGTAGAAAATCTGATAAAACAATTCAAGCAGCACTGTTTATATTTCTTAATCGAACTTGTTTTAACGGTTTATATCGTGTTAACAGAAAAAATGAATTTAATGTGCCAATTGGAAGTTATAAAACACCAATGATTTGTGATGAAAAAAATTTAAGAGCCGTAAATAAAGTTCTTCAAAAAGTAATTATATTAAACAGTGATTTTGAAGAAACGTTGAAATATGCAAAAGGAAATACACTGTTTTATTTTGATCCACCTTATAAACCTTTAAGCAAAACATCAAGTTTTAATTCTTATGTAAAAGATGAATTCGATGATAACGAACAAATAAGGCTTGCTAAATTTTGTAAAAAAATTGATTTACTCGGATATCAATGGATATTAAGTAATTCAGATGTTAAAGGAAAAGATCCAAATAACAATTTTTTTGATGAGTTGTATAGTGAATTTAAGATAAAAAGAGTTTTAGCAAGAAGGAATATTAACTCAAAACCAAATAAAAGAGGAGAATTAACAGAATTGTTAATTACAAATAATGCTTATGAAAAAATTATGTCAATTGCTCAATAAAACAGAAGATGAACTTTTTGAAGAGATTACATCATCTTTTAAAGATAAGATTACACAATGGGATTATTTTGTAAACTGGAAAAAAGTTTTACAAAATATTGAGCCGATTGAAAAAGAATTGAACCTGCTTAATTATCTTATTGGTAAAAAGAATTTACATAAAGAAATCATTGATTTATTGCAGAAATATCCAGAAACAATTAAAGCAATTCCACTACTTCTTGCAATTAGAAACAAATCTTTGAAGGTTTTGATAGATACAAGAAATTTTATTTATAGGGAATTTAATTTTTCAAAAAAAAGTTATTCAAAAACTGAAATAAAAACATTTGCTGATTTTATATTAAAGAGTGGTTTGGGAGATCTTTTACAAGATAAGAAAATTAAGAATTTGGTTGATTATGCAATCGGTGTTGAAGTTGGTTTGGATAGCAATGGCAGAAAAAATCGTGGTGGAACTTTAATGGAAAATATTGTGGAAGAATTTGTAAGAGACACAACAAAAGAATTAAACATTAAATATATGCCACAAGCGACCGCAAAGAAAAT is a window of Lebetimonas sp. JH292 DNA encoding:
- a CDS encoding DNA adenine methylase is translated as MYNIKQIDKIVKPFIKWAGGKTQLLDEINNLIPDYIKQTQFTYIEPFVGGGAVLFWILQKYQNIKKAIINDINADLINAYKTIKENVEELISVLKIWEKEYHLLKDKPEEKKEYYYTKRTLFNSRKSDKTIQAALFIFLNRTCFNGLYRVNRKNEFNVPIGSYKTPMICDEKNLRAVNKVLQKVIILNSDFEETLKYAKGNTLFYFDPPYKPLSKTSSFNSYVKDEFDDNEQIRLAKFCKKIDLLGYQWILSNSDVKGKDPNNNFFDELYSEFKIKRVLARRNINSKPNKRGELTELLITNNAYEKIMSIAQ
- a CDS encoding type II restriction endonuclease, whose translation is MLMKKLCQLLNKTEDELFEEITSSFKDKITQWDYFVNWKKVLQNIEPIEKELNLLNYLIGKKNLHKEIIDLLQKYPETIKAIPLLLAIRNKSLKVLIDTRNFIYREFNFSKKSYSKTEIKTFADFILKSGLGDLLQDKKIKNLVDYAIGVEVGLDSNGRKNRGGTLMENIVEEFVRDTTKELNIKYMPQATAKKIKDKWNIDVKVDKSSRIIDFAVNKNGKLYFIEVNFYGGGGSKLKSTATEYIRMNDYWNNQGIEFIWITDGAGWKSTLKPLREYFDKADYLLNLEMLRNGVLKRILK